DNA sequence from the Dreissena polymorpha isolate Duluth1 chromosome 3, UMN_Dpol_1.0, whole genome shotgun sequence genome:
ACACATCGACAAGATAAGCAAATaagttttatgtgtttattttctgTACAGATTTACACTAAGATACACAATTAATAGTATAGATATATGTTGATGTACTGACAGCATGTTGAAAGTATTTAACAGTCTTGTGACGGTGGACTGATGTCCCTAAAGCCATAGACGTCTTCTGATACCCAGTCATTGTACCGTCCATTCCAGCGATAGACGCGAGTGGTGCCAGCAACATATCTCTCCGTAGTAGGTCGTAGgctgcatttttttaataataaaagaagcaacaatattttcattaataatgataataatgataaacaATCGACCAAACCTTGAAGGGAGAAATCATTAGATCAGTCAATACATACATCAACCAGTAAAACACTAGTAATCGATCGATCGAAATACAAATTAGAACACAATATAGGCAATAATTGTAGCTCATCATCACACtgacaacataattatatatgtggAAATTAACCGATTGCCAAACGTCGAAACGCATGACAAATGCACAAGACAAATACTTGTGAATAGAACTAGGGTCGTGCATAACAAGGCTGTACTTACACGCTTACCCTGCCTTGTAGCAGACAAAGTTCATCTTATCTGAACAAGAAGTCACCATCCACTGGTATCCAATGGCCTCCGACACGTAAACGCAGTTGTGCGTGACCAGAATATCCGTGATATTCGAAGAGAGCGACCAGTCTTTGTACGACAGCTTCTTTTTATCCGCCATCGTTATAAAGTCCTTCGGGTTCAGCAAATCTGTGATGTCCAACCAGAACTTTCCCGGATGTATCGTGCCTGCAGACGTAGTAAAAATAATGTTATCTTGTAGGTGGTGAAATCGTTTTAATATATGGATGATTTTTAGTATTTCACAtgaaaaagatgcatacaatacgtttttttatcattttcaattgtattaatGGTAACGAAAGTGATCTTAATCAGTGTTGAAAGCtaataaataattttcttttacaaAGAAATCATACGGCATTCACGAAATGATGCAATCTTAAATACA
Encoded proteins:
- the LOC127871249 gene encoding uncharacterized protein LOC127871249 is translated as MGGALLAPVSEAMATATEAALRKTKGTIHPGKFWLDITDLLNPKDFITMADKKKLSYKDWSLSSNITDILVTHNCVYVSEAIGYQWMVTSCSDKMNFVCYKAG